In Mycteria americana isolate JAX WOST 10 ecotype Jacksonville Zoo and Gardens chromosome Z, USCA_MyAme_1.0, whole genome shotgun sequence, the sequence tccttccatctttcttctAATACAACAATTAAAACAAGATTATATTTGTTAATCTGTTGTCAATTTATTAAAGATCTACTTTGTATTTAGTTTTATGTAGTTGATTTTGCTGAATAGTTCCTACTTCAAGGTAGTCTAGTTGGTGATCCTGTCCCAATATCAGCCTTTGGTAAAAGTAGTTTTGCCTTTGTGTACATCAagtgtggttttcttctttttctttttctgttttttttttggtaagtccAAATCCAAGGTAAAACGCCATGCTTGTACTGGAAACACAAACCAAACCTCCACTAACAAGTCATGTTTCTTCATCTAAGCATGGAAAAACGTAATACTTGCCTTTTTTGTCTTCTTGGGGAGCCTCTTTCTGCAAAGTGCTAAGTATCACCAGCTCACGGGGAATCGACCCAGCCTCTAAGAGAGAGCAAGCTCCTCTTGGGGAGCTTTATGTATGAGTTGCATGAAAACAAGACTAGGAATCATGGCAACAAAAGTCTTTTCTTGATTCCACCACCAAGTTGTTCTGCAATGTgcagcaaatatattaaaatcattTGCTCTTCTGTAAAAGCAAATTAGAACATGGAACACAAGGTAACCAAGTAACGCAAGTATCAGTCTTCACAAGTTTATATGGCACCCTAAAATGCAAGCAGTCAGACAAgctttatataatttattttattattgtctGGTAAACCTTCTGAATCATTGACATGCATAAAAGCAGAAATAGCTTGGAGAACTTGTAGAGCATGAGTAGAGGGAACACCCCCAATGCCACAGAAAGTGCCTTTGTAGCTATCTGGCTGGAAGGATAAAGGTTGCACTTTTGCCTGCATGTTCTTGTTGGCGAATTTTGCCATAAGGGGAATGATACTACTGGCAGAGCTGTCTGCTCTCGCTGACGCACACACCAAGCACAGACGACAGCGTTGTGGCTTTCCTGACTGAAGCCCCTGTCTCACAGGGCATCCATTACAGCTGCCATGGGAAAGCTTGGAGGTAGGAGGCAGTGGGATACTAGGCAGAATGCTAATGCTTCCAGGCATGGCTTTACATTCCTTGAGGGATCGTGTGTGTGGCCAAGCACAACAGAAAGGGCAGTTTCCCTAcaggttttttctcctttcttttaaaaggttaGTTTCAGGGGCAAGAGGAGAAAGTGAAGACATTAAAACCTTACCATTTACCATTACTCACTAGTAAGAGCAAAAAGAGAtcctgggtggtttttttcagcttagtTTTTTCTCAGTTACATGCTTGTAGTAAACTTTCACTTGCAAGTGAaggacagaagaaagcagagcatgGTGTCAGAAACAACATGTCCACCATTGCAACATCTACGCTTTCTTCTAGTCTGTTGAGGCATTCCAGCAATTCCCTACAGTATGTAGCTGCACTGCTCTCAAATCCGTAGGGCTCCTGGGAGATAACTACCTCATTAGTTAATCATGCAACTGaaatcataatttcattttggaGTTGCATGTAACACTGTGATCATTAGAAGAGACTGGAGGCTGAATTCTGAGCTGTGACATAAAAGATGTATTTGTGGTCAGGAGAAAGACTGTTCATTTAAGCCTTGTGAGCAGTAGGGCCCGATTTATACTCCTCCTAGGGCAGAGTTTGCCTAATGAAGATGAAGGGTGCTGGGTGGTGTCAGGAAGTAGTAGATTTTATCATGCCTGTTTTAGTCTGGGTGCTGCCTGGTAAGTAGCAGGACTTCTTCTATCTGTCTTGCGGCAGAAATCATAATCCCTTGCCCAGGCACGTCCGTGCAGAGTGCAGTAGTATCAGTATCACTCTGCCGAGGCAAGCTCATTTAGCCTGAGTGTTGCATCCTTTTTTATGTTCTTCAGTGCGTCAAAACAAATTATGACCATGCCACTTGAGCCCAGCAATATAAGAAGGCATGGCTACAGCTTGATCTAGTTTCTCTATTTTCTTATAGTATCTGAGCACTAATACAAGTATTAACATTTTCAACCTCACAAAATTAATGACCTTTGAAAGTCTTAGCTGCATTTGACAACTGAGAAAACAGAGGCACAGCAAGATCAAACAACTTGCTCAAGGTCACCCAGCAACTGTGGGAATGAAAACCAGATTCCTTCATATAGACCTCAACCACAAGGCATTCCTCCCTCTCTTGTGGCTCAGTTTTAAGATTTTCAGGATGTTCTCTGAGACCTTGTGCAACTGATTAATCTGTCTGGCTATGTCTGTCATGCAGATGTGTCCAGTGCCACATGTTAGTCCAAAGTTTGAGCCAGACACGTGGCAGCAGAATGTTTTTGCTTCTGATCCTTACAAGGCTCTGATGGcttctttcccccaccctgctgcagtGTTTTAGGTCCTCCTGAGATCAGGTACCTCAGTGGGGCAAATCACAGGACTAGTGACTGCTGTTTTGTACTGAATGGCTTCTAGTGGTATGGATTCCCTTAACCCTCATCTTTCCCAGCTGCACACAGGGAAGATAAATGTAAGTATAGTACATCTTTAGCTATCTTTAGCTGACGACATTCTCCCTCTTAGAACGAAACTGCCTCCTGTGCCATGTCTTTTTTGGTCTCCTGCATTTTGTACAACATACCGGCTCAGAATTTAGTGTCcatgaagaaacaagaaaaaaagtaggaaCGTTTCCCTCCCTCAGCCAGATCCTATGTCCTCTGTGCACTGCACGATTACTCCAAGTTTGTCACAAAACTTCTAAGGGGAAATACGCTTTTTCAGTTATGCATTTAATAAGATCTGCCTATTAAGATGCCTTCACAAGGAAGCATGTGCCCCATTTTGGCAAAAATGCTTTGCAGTGCTGGAGCCATGGATGTTTATAAATGCTCAAATGTTGAGGACCCTAAAATTCTTACGCAGTGTTCCTTGCAAGTTACTCACACTATAAAAATGGCTATATTGGTTCAGGCCAAAAGGGGATGTTTAAGACTAAGAATAGACTAAGCATAAAGTGATACTTCCCAGTTTCACTACTTGCAGCTTGGAGACTTCCTGAGCCAGGGACCGTTTTTAAGCATTTGGTAATCCTCAATAGTTTTGTACAGCACAGATTTATCTAATATTTCCATGTAAATTTTTAGTATCCATAGTATTATGTAGCAGGGAGCTCCAAAGTTTCACAGTGCACAGGTAGTGCTCAGATGTCCAGTACCATGTCTAATACTGGTTCCCTAATACATTCGTCTTAGACCAGAGTAACACCCAGTTTCATGCTGAATACCATTTTTGAGATTACACACATCCTGTTTACATAGGGAGAATACCTGTTGCCACTGGAATTACTAAGAAATTATTGTCATGGTTCTAAATTAGAGTATTGCTTACAACAGCAAGAGTTAGTATGAAGTTTATACATTCCCACTCTTCAGTGAAAGTTGCCACTTCACATGGGATTTTAGAGACAAAgtacaaacaggaaaaacaggttTGCAGTATTCCTGGAACTTATGCAATGATTGAATAGACAGTATCAAGGTTGAGAGGATCCCATAGTCAATACCTTCAACTtgaattcttttgtttttaaatgtcattttggTATTTGCCAAATGGAAGGTGAAATCTTTCTTTGAGAGGCTGCCATTTCAGGAATGGAAAGTCCACCAGGTTCAGACTTCCAGATAAGTGAAGTagcttccatttatttccatttatgtGGATACCCAGAAGATTGAAACTGACAGATTTCCTGCCCTTTTAAGGTTAGGAGTTTTTTTTTCTACCTCTTATTCTGTCACAGTAGTGATACCACTCATAGGAGCAATTTAGCAAATAGAATTATGCTTTATCCGTACACACGATTATGATGAGAGGCTGATGGGTACAAACAACTGCCTTGATGGCTTTGAAGTTCGTGAAGTTTATTGTAATGCCCAGAGAACGTTAGAAAGAATGGTATCCTATCGGgcatttaattttctaattgttTGCTATAATGTATTGGCTTGAAAAGTGGGTGGGGTAAGGTTCTTGAAGTTACTAGTATGGGTAGGATCCTGGGCCTATCTTTGAAAATCTTAGTGTCTGTGTCATCTCTTTTCCCATTGTCTTCTCTCCTATTTTCACatctgcatgctttttttttctgccctctttacctgcatgtttttcttttcttcatttgttttcttgttttgttttactttctacTCTGCCTTCTGTCTCCTGGAGCATTTGTTTCGCAGGTAATATTTTCAATCAAACCACTGAAATGCATATTGTATTTTCACTTGGTAATTACTTGTGTAAGCCATTCCTAgaatcttttaattaatttctttaacacTGGGCCTTCTACTAATTTGCAGATCTGTTAAAAATCCTCACCACCATCACTACTACCCCAGCAAAAAAACCTGAGGGAAGATCTGAGAACTGGAAAAGATGCAGGCCAAAGACAGCAATCCACCAGATGGTGGCTATGGATGGGTTGTGGTAGTGTCAGCCTTCACAGTGATGGGCCTCACTGCTGCTGTCCTCAAGACTTTTGGTCTGTTCTTTGTTGAAATCCAGCAGCACTTTGATGAACTTGCAAGCACCACTTCCTGGATCACATCAGTGACTATTGCCATCTTTCATTTAGGAGGTAGGTAGAAGTGCTCCTCTAgcactttattttaatatcttaacTACTCAAGACATTTTGAAGAGCTGCcttaaaaacccccacaaaatgaAGACATGTAAGGACAATACTTCCTTCTTCTGTCTCTACAGAAAATTGGCATTTGCTTCCTCTCATAAAAGTGTGTCCATACTTCAGGCATGAAATGGGTTAATTAGGACTCTGTATATACACAGGAATCCGATTGCCTTAAAGAACTTCACGTACCTAGACTCATGGTTCAATTTTCCTACAGGCTTTGAATCAAACTCATTGGAGATAATCCTAAGAACTGCAGAGCTTGTTGGATCAAGTTCAATGATCTCACAGTGACTATCACTTTTTCAAAGTACTTTAAGACATAAGGACTGTGACCCTGCCTAGCAGATAAGCCATCTGCTACCAAAATGGTGACTCTCagtcctgccttccccccacTTCTCCTTTTTGTCTTCACCTCCTTCCATGTATTGCCAGTTCTGGCTCTCCTTTTCCCCCCTTAGAATGATTCCAAGTCATTGATCTAACAGAAAACTCActgagttaaaaagaaaaaaaaaatgcagttcactCACAGGGAGCATAAGGAAGACAAGACCACACAAGCAGAGAGTAAGGGAAGAGAGAGTGAACAATCCCAGTCAAAGGCAATGAGCTATGGGATCAGGTCAAATACCACATCTCACCAAATGAAGGAGGGAAAAATATCAAACATACTGCATTTGACTCTTAACTTATTTACTTACAGAGTCCTTTGTGCCCTTGTAAACGGGATGATCCTTCACCGTTATGGTGAGGATTCCAAACATGTGCAGGCAGGAACTGTACAGTATTTGCGAAATCTGCTCTACATATTCTCATATAGATATATAGTTGCAGTAGGCAAGTATCCTTACGAAAGAAATGCTATCATAATTTTGCTTGTGAAGACGCTTCATTGCTTAGACGCTATATAATTATATGCATCCTACTCAGTCCACACCTATCAGTATTATTGCTTGTAATTGTAGCACTGCCAAAGATCATAAGCAACtgatctttctttgaaaaatgtattcagaagaacaaaacagtAATTCAAAGTCAAAGTAAAAAGATAAAGCGCGTCATGGGTTGAAAAGTTTTATCAGTTCCATAAACTGCTCTGCTTGGTGCTTGATTTGCGGTATTAGAGCTTGTTTCATTctgacagaaataatttattgaaaaatcGATGAAAAACCTGCTTTTCCACCTACTTCAGAGATTACAGAAATGAATAAATGGGAATCTATCAATTTGGTTTACAAATTAGGCTTACCACTGACCTATTATGATACCAGTTTGTTATTCAGGCCTATGaacttaatgagaaaaaaaaagccaacatagGAGGATAAAAGAACTCAAAGTCCCATGttattaccttttaaaaatatatatatttacattatataGGAATGTATCAAGGATAGCgcatattaaataataatatcaaGTATAAACCAGCAAAACTGTATTTGCCTAGCCAAGTATGAGGCTGGCCTACTTCAAAGAAGGCAGCTATAATTTTCAGCAGAAGTTGTTTTTCATCCTTTGAAATCCTGTGAAAATAATCCTCTTTCAGTGAATACAGCTTGATGGCCAAACATTCCAAAACCCTTCTGTATAGCAGTTCATAATGTCTGGGATCACTAGGTAATTTTCCTTATCTTCTCCTGCCTTTGCTTCATTTATAGGGACCAGAAGACTTTCTGCTGAAGATCATCTGAGCCTCCAGTTCTTTGAGCATCTTTCCTGGCCTGGCTTAGTCTTTCTTAATATGTTCCTCTGGGAAACCTTCAGTGTCATTTGGCTCAGTGTGAAGGATGATCAgtgaattattaatttttcccATTTGGATCCTTTCAACAGCAGCTCTGTGTCTTGTGTGGAAGGAGAGCACATGCTTCTACTTTTGGGGTTTGCACCTGCAACAGGCTGTTCAATTTACCACAGCAAGGATTCTCCCCATCACACACATAGGCCTTCTCTTGGTACATCTCCCATCCCCTTTCTCTTTGCACTGTGATTATCATCCCTTTCCATTGTTTGTAAGTTTCCTGTGTATTGCCCTTTATCCTTTCAGACTCTGGACCCTAGCTATCTTCTCCGTTTCCAGTTCTGGCtagcttctttcttcctcctgctacCCCATGTTCAATTTCTGCCTACTTCTTCTCCTCATTCTctgtaaaaaattgctttttggtaGTATTTCTGCTCCAACTGCAGATCTTTCTCTTGTCTTTAAGTGCTTCCATGGATCTCTCTTGTTATCCTAAGTctacttttctcttctttttttcatcataTATGTATGATTCTCCAACTGTGTATGCTTTATCCTGTCTCATCCCTTCCACTACATCTTACAGACCATGACTGAATTCCAGTATCATTTTTACATGCTTATCAAATATAATTGTATTTTTGCTGTAAATACTGATGAGACATTTGGGGTTTGTGTAACTTCTGCTAGCTACCTGCTGTCAGACAGTGTACATCCTGCAGATTTTGCAGCCATTAATATCTCTCTGCCAGGTTTATTTCACTTGTCCTAGCTACCAAATTCTCTTCATTCTTATCTTACTCAACACTGGTGAACGTACAACAACCTGCCCCTACAAACTACTGTAAAACCTCCCTTGCTGACTGCCCTATCTTCATTGTCTCCCCACTTATTTCAGTTTATAAGCATGGTCCTCGTTAACCGTATTTCATTTTATCCCCGAACTCCAATTTCCAGAATATCATAAATTGTAGGGAATCGACTCGCTCTTCGCACTATGAATCCCCACCGAGAACTGCTGGTGTCAGGGGTTCCTTGGGATCCCTCTAGTGGCcatggttatttaaaaaaaaaatcctatactTGGGGTTTGAAACTGTCCCTGCAGAACAGAGTGCCTTTCCACGACGGCTATGGCCTTGACCGTAACTCTGTGATGCTGATGGAAAAACAGCCAGGCAGTATAACTGATCCTTAATTAAGCAAAAATATCCCTAACATTTCAGGTGCTTCCAGACAGTGATTAGAGACCAGTGCTTTGGTTTTTGGAATTGCTGCACCAAGTCGGATCTGTACGTGGTGCAAGTTTGCCCTCTTGTGTTGAAGAGTTCCTGTAGTCTGCTGAGAGAAACTgtaccactgaaataaaaatttaagaaatgaaCTGCaaatttcctggaaaaatattACCTCAAAATAAACCTAAATTTTTGGTCCTTTATAAAACATTTGCAATTCCATGAACAGATGATTTTGCACAGCTCTAGAAGATAAAAGATTAGTTTTCTCCAGAAAGTCTTCATGCCAGCCATATCAATCATATGGTCTCAATAATACAATTTTTATAGATTAACCTAGTGATTCTATGGCTGGGGTTTCTCTTTCTGCTAAAAGGTGACATGAATTTCTGTCATGTCGCTAGTTGTATCCTTACATGAAACTCAGGAGAACTCTTCCACAAGGAAGGCGCTGAAATgctctttccctttaaaaaagcccacatattttgaatatattttaaaacctgtgCTGCAGGGACAGTTCCCCATCAGCAAGGATGCAATTTTAAAATCTCGATTGACCACCCCCCCCGTCCAGCAGAATTCAGGCTGAGACAAACATTATAAGGGTATTTCTCCTCCAAATGCTTTATTTGATTGTTCTGTCCTGACTATCAGCTAAATGTTCCTAACGTATTTATCTGTCTCCTATTTTGCTGCTGATCCAGCCCCTGTTGCCAGCTCACTATGTGTGTGGTACACCCATCGAGCCGTTGTGATCACTGGAGGACTCCTGGCTTTTTCAGGAATGGCACTGGGATTTCTTGGACTCAACATGGTCTGGATGTATGCAACGACTGGCTTCCTACAGGGTATGACTCTATGGCTTTATGGATTTCTTTCACCAGCAACTCAGAGCCCTTATTTGAGGGTGCTAATGGTAGgagttttaaaatctgatttccattttgattttatGAGCAACTAGAACCAGCAACCCTCTGTAAAGGTCATTTCCCTCCTGTCCCACTCTGGAAGTAGGAATTTGTGCTAGAAACCTGCAACGACAAAAAAGGTGAATAATTAGATGCTAGTAATTTTCACCTGCAAATTATATGcaaccagaaaatgaaaagtgttttattttttacttagaGCCAAGAGCTCTGTGAAGGTTTAAAGAGCCTAAAGGGTGCTGAAGTACAAGAATGTAGAGGTCCCAAATTTTGTACTTTCTATCAAGTAATCTTATGTTTTGAACACAGGCCCAGGTTTTCAGTTCATTCCAATCCTTTCCTTTACTCCAGGAGAAAACAGGCCAGAAAGTTGTCTCGAACAGCTAGCAGATTTTTCTGGAACAGGAAGCAAAACTggcagagaataaaataaaccaTTCCCATTTCCATGCTGGATGCCTGAGAAAATGTCTGGAATTTGAGCCCTTTGGCAGTCCTGGGCTGCCAAATAGTTTCTAGGGAGCCATTAAAATCACTGTAAGTTAGAGCAGGTTTGAAGCCTGCTCAAAGCAGTCGGGCAAGAAAATGGAGAGCAAATAGAGGTAATACACCAGCTTCCTTCACGTCCTCCCTCACTTCCTACCCTGAACACAGCTCAGCTTAACCTGGTGATCTGACCTAGTACCAGCCTTAATTAGGACAGCATGGACACTCTGAGACCTTTCTAGTGTCAACCACATGGCCATGCGATTTCTCACCCAGTGGCAAACTTGTcaaaccaaccttttttttttttcacagcgaGAATTTAATAGTGTATACTTCACACTCCTGCTTTTTTGCTTGAACATACAACTTACTCATACAGAACATACGCCACAAATGTACTCTTACACATAGTACAGCTGAGCTCATGCTTCTGCTAGGAacaaaaatggttttcttttatcagtttttAACTTTGCAAATGTAGGAGCACTGACTGCTTTAATTTCCACCTTCACAAAATACCTCAGTAGTGTCTAACTGGTGCTATTTGTATTGGTGTTTTTCAGGACTTGGGATTTCCTTTTCATGGACACCAGCCATTAGCATTGTTAGCCATTATTTCTCCAAGAAAAGAGCTTTGGCCAATGCTATTGCCAGTGCTGGAGAATGTGCCTTTGCGTTCACGTTTGGGCCATTCTTCCAGTGGTTGATTAGTCAATATGGATGGAAAGGTGCCCTCTTGATCATAGGTGGCATCCAACTCAATATTTGTGTCTGTGGAGTACTGATGCGACCCCTGGCAAGCAGCTGCCTCCTTGAGGCTAGCAATTCTGAAACTGAGATACCACCTGGCAATGGTGGATCTGGGATAGACAAAGACGACGAGTCTCCCATCACACACAAAACCTTCAACTGGATGCTTGTGAGGCGACCGGAGTTTGTACTTTATGCCATTTTTGGCATATTAGCTGCTATGAGTTTTTTTGTTCCTCCGTTATTTTTAGTTCCACTTAGCCACAGCCTGGGAATAGATGAATCGTGGACTGCATCCCTCCTGTCCATTTTGGCTATGGTGGACTTTGCGGGCAGACTGCTGTGTGGCTGGTATGCCAACCTCCACGTTACCAAAACTGTTCATTTGCTGACAATGACAATTACACTGATCAGTACTTCCCTGATGCTGTTGCCGCTGGCTAACAATTACCTGTCCTTGGCAATATTCACTGGCTTCTATGGATTCTTCTTTGGCACAACAGTTGCTGTTCACATTACAGTGCTAGCAGATGTTGTAGGCATGCCAGATTTTGACAGTGCTCTAGGGCTTTTCATGCTCATTCGAAGCACTGGAGGTTTTTTGGGGCCGCCTCTTGCAGGTAAGTTCAGATGATACTCTGCCAAATACAGTTTACAAGAAGAAAGGGGAATGGTAacccaaactgaaaaaatatggaTCTGGACCCAAATTTCCCCCTATTTTAGCTCAGGGGTATTTGGACCAGGAAGTACATAAAAACAAGGAGTCAGTTGAATTATTCTCCAAAatgtctttctccctcttttctctgtGGTTTGAGAGATAGCTGTTCAACATGAAAGCAGGGAAGAATGGCAGGGTTCACATGGTGATGTTCCTGCTTTGTGAATCCCACAAAATCCCACTTGATGGACTCCCACTGTCTCTCTGTGAAAGTGTACCTTTGGGACAAGCAGCAGATCCATActttcagagaagaaactgaaatttgaGACTAGTGATATTGCTGGTATTGTTGGGAGGGTTTCTACAGAAGGTCAAATTCAACAGCTTGAAACATTTCCATGTGAACCTCAAGGAAATTTTCACAGAGATGCCTGCTGTTTTCAGACGGCATTTGAGCTAACCAATATAATAAATGGGGGAGGATAGGATTTTAAATCTGATAAAAACAGTGGAAAGAGAGAGCAGACAATGAGACAGCACATGGATTTATGGGCTGGCAACTAGACAAAGTCATCTTGGAAAAAATACAAGACAAACAATCTGCAAGCTGTAGGGACTTTACAAAGTGATACGGCAGAAAAATGACGACTGTGACTTGTAAAACACGGATCTGAGCCCTCATCCAAAGACCACTGCTCACACACTAGAGTGACTTTTGTGGTGATGACACCACTAATAGGTTGCAAATGGGTCAGACTGAAAACTGGAACATTTTAgttcacttttgaaaatatagGAACCAGGAAGATTCATAGAGAATTTGAGACAGAACAGTATCAAAAGTATGTTGGGAAGATCTGAATAAAATAGATAACAAGACATTTATATAGTCGCTGGCCACTGGTACTGATTACCTGGGGATCAGTGTGACCCCTTTGTATGTATATAGTAAGCTAAAAAGAAGGTATGGAAGAGAAGGGAACCCTAAGTGCTTCTCAAGCTCTCCTCTCCTACTTTAAGAATAAAATCTAGAAGATTTGGATTCAGAGTTCCTTTGCCTAACAGGACTGATGTTAGATTGGAACGAGGGCTGGGGAGTACACTAAATGTGGACAAACTTTGCAATGGGAGACCAAGCAAGCAGCCTTCATCAGCCCGCAAATGAGCCTGCCATTGTACCCGCAGAGCAGCCTATACTACCACATACACTGCTGTACTACT encodes:
- the LOC142402727 gene encoding monocarboxylate transporter 13-like, which codes for MQAKDSNPPDGGYGWVVVVSAFTVMGLTAAVLKTFGLFFVEIQQHFDELASTTSWITSVTIAIFHLGAPVASSLCVWYTHRAVVITGGLLAFSGMALGFLGLNMVWMYATTGFLQGLGISFSWTPAISIVSHYFSKKRALANAIASAGECAFAFTFGPFFQWLISQYGWKGALLIIGGIQLNICVCGVLMRPLASSCLLEASNSETEIPPGNGGSGIDKDDESPITHKTFNWMLVRRPEFVLYAIFGILAAMSFFVPPLFLVPLSHSLGIDESWTASLLSILAMVDFAGRLLCGWYANLHVTKTVHLLTMTITLISTSLMLLPLANNYLSLAIFTGFYGFFFGTTVAVHITVLADVVGMPDFDSALGLFMLIRSTGGFLGPPLAGLIVDMAGDYRAGFYMAGATLVLSAGFLVSLDQLQQRKERGSQTNTKPEKSTLPYPSLHLLKLQNGRYREHDVVV